TGTAAAAAATTAAATTCGTGTATGAGTATATACATCCGTTCAAGGCTGGGTTTTGTAGCTTACACCATGTATTTAACTTtgaattcctattgtatgcatccaactttgAAATCGAATAGGTAATTCAATATATACAATAGAATAATTTAaaaagttaaatgcatacaataggagatttcaaagttggatgcatacaataggaatttgatGAAAGTTCAATACATTTTCATATACTTTTCCCTTTCGAGTACTGCACACTAATGgtcaattcgttttttttttttttttttttcaaacctgTTTCAGGTCCGAGAACCCACGAAGGGAGGGACTTGAATTTTTCTAAAGAAATATCTCGTATTAGTATCATAAAATATAATAAAGTTTAATTAATACAATAACTATTAACATCAAAATATTAATTCTTAAAGCTGGTGTTCGTACTCGTTTTTCAGTGTTCATCTCGGTGTTCAAAATAGAAATCGAAATTAACTTTCACTGACATACTTGACATGAGTTGACATGAGTGAAGATGTTCATTTCAGTATATTTTCTATTTTATATTAGTTTGAATATTTTTAatacttatttttttattattttaatactcttatattttattaattataaattataataaataacaataataaaagagGCATCTTTTATCATAAAAAATTACAACTCTTAAAAAAAACTTAAACATACTACGATTATTCATACGAACGATTATTTTAAACAAACTCAAAGCTCCACAAACCACCATCTCCTCCTCCTCACGACCCTCCATCAAACGCCTCATCACAAGATAATAGTCTAATTTCATAAATACATAGAAGTAActgtttaaattaattttatatcctTAATTTATTTAACAAAGACAAAAGTGTAAGTAAAATGTAAGGCTAAACTGAAAAGTAAATTAAAAGTACAtgctatttttttttaaacaagtaTTTTTGTTTGTTCGGACTATTAAATTGAGGGGGATTGAGTATCGTTGACTAATAAGACCATTCCTAGTGGTGAAGGTGACGTCAGAGACAGTTTTTGCAATTTTTGCCTAAAAAGCGCAAACTGGCTGTGAGTCAGCAGGGTCAGTTTCTGACCTTTTCTAACAGTCAAAGTCAGTTTTTTGTGTCAGTTTTCAGTAGGGTCTACcagtttattattttttacattttctttatttctaacatattatttaataaaaattaaaatagaaagttcattaaataaaaaaaaatacaaactaaaaatgaaAAAAATACTTAAAAtgaaataagtaaaaaaaaaaaacataaactaGTAAACTAGTTGTCGTTGTCGTCTTCGGAGGTTGCGTCGGGTTCTTGTGGTGGTTTGTCGACCAAATGCATAAACTCTTCAAGGTACACTTTTTGAAGCTTCATGATATAGGATTTGTGACccgtgtgatggccccgtcaaaacacttaacggctccgtcacttggtcccacagcttgatcgaacttaaattaatttaacaaacgacattgcattcttttatttcaaaagtttttcaaaaaggaaagcataccaaaatatgtagtttaaaagtaacccaacatattagttaaccaaagttgacataaaacattgtcaacaaaccacaagtttaaattatccaaaaacagaatgcaagcttaagtttcataaattgtttcattaacatctgtccaaatgcatgcagactcttctaaacacagcggaagcatcacataaactcaagtacctgtgaaaacatgcgagtaaactgtcaacacaaagattgagtgaattataggtttaaataattgaataaactttagaccacaagatttaaaatgttagaaaacattaaacattattccattatcaatgagccacctgataaccacttaaccctttatttacccttgccaaacacaataataatatacactggacagtgtatctacaacaaaatacgaatactaaacatttcgattataaattgctagcgcgactagctcgaaatggggttgtcaaacccgatagatctatccgtaggattcgcgttcaccggtagaaaccaatgattacagttaccagactagggaatatttttgtccaactcacaatgaataatttaaatttaattgtcacttgtgtctaaatgtgaaataaaatgcatgtaatcacatcccaaaaatatactttaaaaagtatgtaacaacgggactataactcaccttaatagtaacgaagtaaccaacacaattaagcgaacagcaaatgagtacagtgatcaagaatgatcacaacgccgacctataaataaagcaggtcgatataaataactaacttaggtcaagtcttagtatgatagctattgtacatgttgcaagtagtcatagaacaacactcagcatgcatcggtttgatcggaacatcgtacggacacacactttctatttttagaaagtttctatttttgaaaagtttctatttttggaaagtttctatttttggaaagtttccaaatttagaaagttgctattttaggaaagtttataagttaggaaagtttccttaattagaaagtcaacaaaagtcaactgaaagtcaaagtcaaccgaaagtcaactcaaaagtcaacattggtcaaacatagtcaacgttaattttaaaagtgtaagttgtgataataatataagttataatgttaattaaagttaaatatgtctaattatgtcatatcataagtttaattaaaatgaattattaaagttaacataagtttaaatgatataatttatataacataagtatttaattaattaattaaatattagtcataatataagtattattaattaataataaattttaaatcatatcataagtattattaattaataatgaattattaatcatatcataagtttctaattataattattaaatcataagtatttaataattaaattataattaaataataactaagccttataataattaaataattaattaatccttattataagtcttataataataatcttataatataagtttaatacttatcataagtattttccattaataataaaagtattattaatcataagtttaattaaaatgttaattaaatcataagtaataattaaatgatataataaatatatatatcataagtcttaaaattttaataattacttttatatcataagaaattaaatgataatgaaattcattatttatatcataagtttaataattaatcataagttttaaatcaaaagttcatcgggtcgtatcttgagccccgggtgtcgggtttcagcgagccttacatatatctccgcctaatcaaaccacccgacactttggtacactcaagaacacaccaagaataggccacaagtcgtggtgatcagccatgacaccacttggaacttcaattcaatcaaaatcgtgttttagccataacgggtgattcgtggctcggatttagatgacccgaacatgaaagttcgtcccaccattaatcctaacacactaacacaccctaaagtcaccaaatatggtcacaaagttggaccaaacctggttcatatcaatatcacatttcaattttaacaaaataccattttgatcatatctagggctccgggaatcgaaacgacatgaatccggagtctaaaattaatgtcttgatgaaaggaactcatctagatactttattttaacttttataacagtcacaatattagaaatacacgaattagctgctgtcccaattatatcaaaccgaaaacatatgtatttgagtaattctatgcatacaaacaccattacaacaataagtaatcatcatactattaatatatataatcaaaatacataaaaataatgaaaaatcaaaagttctagggccagggtttataccctaatcaacaatcaacaagtataatcgcgtagagaacggaatgaggagcGCGTTGGTGTtgtttaatccttgatccaagctatatttttggttgatgatgatgatgatatggtgaggGTTGGCGACGGCACAAGGAGAGGAGAAAGATGGAGAGCAAAAATAAATTTAGGTTTTGATAAATTGAAATAAAATGTGGAAATGAGAGGAATGGTGCAAAAGTGAAGGGTATACCCCCTCCCCCTTGGTCTCGGCCGAATGGGgtgtgtggggtgggccccacaagcCCAAGTTTGCTTAATGATgatttacttgtggcccgaaagcccgaacgaaacccgaaacgcgaaaacatgcTTACGCGATTacaaattcggagagataacgaataagcgatgaaaaataaatataaatactatatataattatatgatcttaaaatatcatatttaaaataattaggatttaaatatcccaaaaactcgaccgttggtttgaaaaccggaaagattcgctggatagaaatatgcgacacgtagaaacgtataactcaaaatatgaatacaaaaattcacataacacataataattaatatattattattaaaataataatataggtcatagaaatgacgtagcacaattaacagttaacggtcgttaaataattaacggtaaaagataacggaaaaagtagggtcgtgacaacccGGGTCCTTGATGTCACTTGCATTAACGGTCAAAATACTTGCACCAGCAAAAGCGGTTCGTAGTGTTTCTTGTTTTTCGCATGTTCAACACCTTTTGATCTTTCCGCTTTAGCCTTTGAAATAGCTTCCAAAGCCTCATCCGCCTTTGATGAACGAGTCGAACGACTAGAGTCGGTAGAATGGTTTGATCGTGCCTTTTTTTTTTTGCCTTCTCTCGGCCCATTGGTCTCACAAAAGGATCTTCCTCAAAAATATCGTTGTTTTGAGAAAGTGGAACCTCAAACCCTTCCTCCTCGGCGTCCAAATTTAGTTGCAAATTCGAACCCGGAACGTACCACTTTGATTTGTTTTTCAAAACCCGCCAAGCTTCCATCATGTTAAACTTTTTtccattattattaattctataaaTTTCATGAGCTCGTTGTTCGACTTGTTGATCATTTTCCCCGCTTCTCCAAGTACGTTCGGCTTCGTTATAAGCGGCTTGATATGCACCACAAAAGGCGTTGACATTTCTCCATTTTGATGACAACTGATCGTCACCTCGGTTCCATCCATATTTGTTGTTATTAAATTTCTTGTAAATGGTATGCCACAACGATTGATATTTTTGTGAATTTCCCTTCTTCGAATCCTCGGACGAAACCAACCAACATTGAACCAACCACGCTTCTTCTAGACCACTCCATTTTGTTTGATTCCTTTGAGTCAGAACATCATCTCGCTCATTCTCCTTCGACACTACATAATTTTCaaacatttaaaattaaatatataaatatatatatatatatatatatatatatatatatatatatatatatatatatatatatatatatatatatatatatatatatatatatatatatatatatatatatatatatatatatatatatatatatacggactaTATGTATACCGTATGTATATGTATACTGTATGTATCTATATGTATACTGTATGTATATGTATACCGTATGTATATGTATACCGTATGTAtctatatgtataaaaataaaccGAATTACCTTGATTCTTTGTATGTTTTCTTGTTTAACGTACTTGAGGAGTTTCCGGGATCGATTCTTCTTGGCTATGCGCATCATTTGGTGGGATACTTTCCGACACCGAATCGTGAGTCATTGTCGGAGTCGGCGGATTCAACAACATTGATTGAAAAGAGCCCCGATGTTGTTGGTCGAAAAGCCGTTgttgttctaaaagttcttgttgtTCCATATAAAATTGATGTTGTTGTTCGGTAGTAAGAAAACGATAATTGGGCATAACGATTGGAATTTGTTGAAGATTGTTCGGATTCGATGAACTACCACCCACGTACGATCCATATCTCCAATCGTTGGGGTTTGGTGGTCTTTGATTTGGGTTAAACATAATTATTATTTTTGTGACAAAATGTTAAAGATGAGTTGAAGATGAAAGAGTGAAGTGTTGAAGATGAGTTGTAaaatggtgtatatgtatatatagaagaTAATATattaaggaaaagaaaaaaaaacaaaaaaaaaaattacaaagggCTCTATAGCCGTTGGTGGTTGTGGGGTCACCAAAATTTCGAACGAATCAATCACACTAGGCCACGTTGATCTGACGATTTTCATCCTTTTCGTCAAAGTCCTAACTAACGCCTCTAACTAACGGAAACTGACGCCCCGTTAACGGCCGTCAGTTTCCGTTACATTTGCCATGTCAACTAACGAATGGGAACTAACGGGTCGTTAGATATGGTCTAAGTCCACTTCCCCAAATCTTTTagtttccttttctttttctttcaagaacaatcaagaactacaACAATACACCTAAATCCAAACTCTAAACGTCATCATCACAATCATCAATCATGGCGGCTCGTAAAGCtgcaactttactcaaactttcgTCATCCTCATCTTCTTCTTGTAGTTCAGCCGCTTCACTGTTCCATCGCCGTGGCCTTGCTGGTTCCGCCGGTACACCTCACCCTCACAATTTTatctttaattaattaattaatattattacgttTTTATATAGTATTAAGTGATGATGTTTATTTGTTTGCAGATCATCATGGACCACCTAAAGTTGACTTCTGGAAAGATCCAATGAGTCCTTCTAAATGGAAGGAAGAACATGTTAGTCACCTATATCTATACCTATATATATTATCTGATCACCTTTTAGCTTATAATTTGTAAATGCTAATACTTTGCTCATAATTGATGATTTTAGGGTTTTAACATGCTggtggatttttttttatttatctggtTGAATGTGCGGTTTGATGTATGTAGTACTGTTGTTTACTGGTATGAACTTTAAGAACGGAGCCTGTGggaaataattaatactttaattaataaataatgtaGTTGGTTAAACTAAATGTATGGAATATTTGATCTTTATGGTGGATTTTAAATTCAGATTGAGTTGGTTTGTATGATTGAAATTGGGATTGTGATTACGTATATGTAATCTGCATTTCACACAATCAAGGATATAGTAAACTTTATACATACATGATCTTTATGCTGTTGTTAGGGACTCATAGTTTCCCCAATTTAATTAATTGGCCTGCagtagtttatcaagaatataaaAATGGCAGTAGCTGAAATGATCATCACTGCACTCATTATTttcttttttttgtttctttttatcatttttataacgATTTTGTCTCTCTTAGGTGATTAACTATAAGAAAAATAAGGATTGTACTTTCAATGTTGTTTTACTAAGCGTATGAGTAACTCTGTTTTCAGTTTGTTATCGTATCCTTAGCTGGCTGGGGTGTGGCTATCTATGGTGGATACAAGCTCTTCTCTGGAGGCAAAAAGGACGAGGTATTCACTATTTCATTAAAGTGTTCATTTTTGTTTACTATAATTAATCAAGGGATTGTGTAAATATATTGGCACGATATACCATGGTATCGATGTATGACGAAGCACTAATCTACTATTTACTCTATGCCACGTAATTAAACGAAAGAAAATATTTTATGTTTTTTGTGTTATGTTAAATTCATATATTCATGCAGTGTAGCCTTATACTATTATTAGATtgaaaattgaaaattgaaaattgaaaatgAAGTTGGTAATTATGCAAGGGAAGATGCCAATCAAGAGCCCTATGTATGATATCAGTGTGATTGTATTATGATGCTTTactgtttcattattttgtttcacTGTTCTCTATTATTTTGATTTTTATCTTGTTAAGTTCTTTACCATCTAATTGAGTGATAATGATCAAAGTTTTTCAGTTAGTTCTCTGTTAACTCAGAACATAACTATATATTTATATGCATGTTGTCATTAAGCACTTTGTTGTTTGTAATACCTGATAATCATGAGTCTAATATGCAAATATTATGATTACCTTTTAACTAAATATTAACACTGGTTTTGTTACTGTGCTCCAAAAGTAAATTATAGGAAATAGTGTTTGTTAACCCTTCTACTTACTACAATATCTATTTGATACTTTACTTTTTAAGTAACGCATCTGTTTGATATGCGTTCTGCTCCAATCATCTTGTCCGGTAGACCTATTAATAAGGGAGaacgtgaaaaaaaaaaaaaaaaatcacttgtGTATTACCAACTATTAACGCGATATTGTTTGCACAAAAGGTTAAATCAATCATTATAATCTGTGCTAACTtgaatggattttttttttttttttttttttgcagaaacCAGGTGAAGCGTCAAACTCAGGTTGAAACGGGTACAAATGTACTATCTAGTTGTTTGCTTCGTGTAAGTGTTGAACTTGAGAGAGTAGTAGTCGATACATGTTCTAAATTTTGAGTAGCAGATATTCATGCTCTGTTTTTGCTTTAAATAAATTCACGTATTTCAATATTGACATGTTTTGATATGTGTAATGTGTTTGTTACTTTATCCTTTGGCAAGATTTGTGCAGCAACATACAAATCATATTTATAAGATCTGCATGTTACAAATTGAAAAGTAGGTTCTGTTCTGAATGTATACGCTTACAAAGCCATTTTTACGACAAAAACTAGGGTGCTGCACAATCTACATGACATATTTGTATTGATTTAAGCCTTCAAGGTTGTCTTCGTAGTAGCTTGTTCCTGACTTCTCATAGGCTGTGTTTCAACTATTTGTgtgaactagttttcgaaccctcccttcgctccgggggttcggttttcaatgtattttattgtgtttactttgtaaaattatttcgtggctaacgatcatgTCGTTGAAACGCaaatcgagtcgaactaaaaggtataacccgtcaaagatttaaatgttatcttaaattatcaatatatgtgcatctacgcgtttcgctatggaattgttgactttttaaaaatttaacgcaattaagtCGTTATCTTATATTAACACTTCGTATGATTTAAGAGTAGAAGATTTACTGAGATATATCTAAAAATTcactaaataattaaaaaataataataagacccATATGTGATTGTCgttaatagatgaaaatagttACGGAGCCTGTGAGTGAAaattcaacgtgtatgaaaagtaccccaaatatttagcgttttttaacaagtgtccgttttgcgtatagttagtgacattgtgttcgtaaaattatttcgagtttaacgatggtgtcggaaaaatttaactcgggagcgagaagatatgacccgttgaatatttgagtggagtttatttaagtttttttatgaaaatgttgatttgacaGTTTACCCCCTGTTTTGGGGGCCGATTTTaaattttgaacaaagtgtgggggtgTTTGTGGTGAAATGGAATTTAGTTAAAAGGGGGAAAAAGGTGAAAAGACGAAAGCGTCCTtgatactattcatcatttttgtctaatagataACAAGTATTCGGGCGGGCCAGCTTCGCTGGGCCCAAAATCGCTAGTCTGGGAGGGGAAAAAAAACACCCCTGCAAGAATTGAACCTGCACCCATCTGGAAACAATAAAAGCCACCAAGCCACCCAACCACTTATGTCTTTGTGTTATTATTTTACAGTGTTTAATATAGATCCCTTAAAATTAGAGGGTTGAGCAAAATTAAAAAGGTAATTAAAAGGAGGTGAAATTTAACATAATGTAAAGAAGTTTCAAATGAATAATTTCATTTTTTTGTCTTCTTGTGTTTTCTATTTGAATCTAtgtataatatagtaatagtaattatattCGCCTGAAGTTTGTACAGTTCATCAACTGCAGTCTAAGTGATCTTTAGCacgaaacaaatatttcttgtcaCACTAAGGTTTAAATAAAACTGAGATTTATTTGTAGTTTGAGCATTGTGGCAATGTATTTATCTCTTTTAAAATTGATTTTCTGTTCAGGTATTTGAAAACATATATCTGTGTTGATCTGTCAGTTGAATAACCACCATTCTTGAGAAGATCACATTACACATTCATGATATTGCAAATGATATGAAAATAGACTCTTTTATTTTCCTTTGATTCCATCAAGACAAATAGCCTTGGTTACATCATGATACACATTCCTTATTCACCTATAGTCATGAGCTTTTAAGATTTCAGCATTTGATATCTAATACCGGATGATATTTTGATATAACAAGCGTTTGATGTCTATAAACCTAATCATTTAAACTTTTTAATGTGCTCCAGTTCAGAAAATAGAAAAAATGAAACAACCATTACAACCAAACAACACGGGAATGTTAGGAACTAGAAAATTACACTAACCAAGCTAATAATAGTTACCACTATTTGAAGACGAGCCTAAGCGGAACAAAGCCGAACACAAAACCTAAGGATATTTCTTACGTTTGTTGATGCGGAaataatgtttaatatttaatttgatcAAGGATCGTGAGGATCCATATTATATTGCTAGAACAATTCATTGGTGATCTTACTTGATGGTGACATGATCATAATATCTTATTATGGATACGAGTGTGTTCTTGGTGTAtgaatatttataataaatgaaatATCTACTATAGGGATAGATGTCGCTATTTAAAATCCGTTAGGACTCAACGATGATAGCTCTACTATTCAGAATCTAAAAGACTCAACAGAGAAAACCAGTAAGGTTTATTACAAACTACAACATGATTACAAACTACAACTGAGGCTTCCTTTTATAGGCGAGCCATAACTCTATTTACAGATGCTCTGGGACTCACGCACTGCGATCGTTTATATCATCAATCGTTTACATTATTGTTGTGGCCCGCGCTCTTATTTAACTTTAAACGTAAACCGCACACGTCGATCTACTTTAAAGATACCTATGATCCACACACTAATCACGCGTATATTACAATAATGGAAACTATGGCTTACATGGCACACACACTAAATTATTATACATATCTAATATCTATTCATTATTGATATGGCCGGCATGGGATCCACTGTGACCCACTTTCTTTATTGTCTTTTGTCTACATCCTCCCCTCGCCGAAAAAGCTAGCGTCGAAATTTCTTGATCTCTTCATGCCTTTTCTGAATCGGCGAAATCCTTCAATTCTTCGGGTAATTTATTTGATGCTTGATCCTTTTCTGATATCTATCATGTTGGAGTTAAAGTTGAACTATTGACTTTTTGTTGTACCCCATAATTTGCCCAATACTTAAATCCATTGTTTGATTCTGCATGAACAGCTCATATGTTAATTTATGATATAACACACATGTCGATCTACTTTAAAGATACTTATGATCCACAAACTAATCACGCGTATATTACAATAATGGAAACTATGGCTTACATGACACACACTAAATTATTATACATATCTATTCATTATTGATATGGCCGGCATGGGATCCACTGTGACCCACTTTCTTTATTGTCTTTTGTCTACATCCTCCCCTCGCCGAAAAAGCTAGCGTCGGAATTTCTTGATCTCTTCATGCCTTTTCTGAATCGGCGAAATCCTTCCATTCTTCTGGTAATTTGTTTGATGCTTGATCCTTTTCTGATATCTATCCTGTTGGAGTTAAAGTTGAACTATTGACTTTTTGTTGTACCCCATAATTTGCCCAATACTTAAATCCGTTGTTTGattcattgcgtaaaatagcatttgggttccccgcaatatatgcgtaaaagtaaacacatcgtaacttatggatttcccaatgtgatatccccatctttcgaacgaaagccttttataaaccaaggcattcttggaacgttcttcgaatgtcttacaaactgatctcgccttaaatagtaaaaaatggagcaa
The window above is part of the Rutidosis leptorrhynchoides isolate AG116_Rl617_1_P2 chromosome 1, CSIRO_AGI_Rlap_v1, whole genome shotgun sequence genome. Proteins encoded here:
- the LOC139855919 gene encoding uncharacterized protein; translated protein: MAARKAATLLKLSSSSSSSCSSAASLFHRRGLAGSADHHGPPKVDFWKDPMSPSKWKEEHFVIVSLAGWGVAIYGGYKLFSGGKKDEKPGEASNSG